The Deltaproteobacteria bacterium CG11_big_fil_rev_8_21_14_0_20_49_13 genome has a segment encoding these proteins:
- the priA gene encoding primosomal protein N' — MRSVQVAIALPLRGAFTYSVPDGLDVRVGNRVMVPLGRRTVVGYVMEECVSQSQREFRIKDILEVLDTEPSLSEKMVELIRWLSDYYFVPIGEMVKTALPNSLAVRTKKKREVTPKETIIDDIFMNEEEVTLSAEQKGAVDDLKERLKEQKFETTLLHGVTGSGKTEVYLRLFEEVIKECRSAILLVPEIGMTPQTVGRIVARFGDCVATYHSGLTEAKRFYEWKRIKDGKAKIVIGTRSAVFAPLKNLGLIIVDEEHDPSYKQDENPRYNGRDTAVMRAKIENVHCILGSATPSIETFTNAKLKKYHYIHLQERPTGAPLPEVEIIDMRLSAKGANISPKLMGAISEVLNKKEQTILFLNRRGFASFVLCEECGEAFTCPNCNITLSYHKENDSLLCHYCEYKIKRANKCLKCGSPRLKDLGTGTERIESELRALFPDARIERFDRDVAVKAGMRSKILSQMRSGKIDILVGTQMVTKGHDFPNVTLVGVLDADHSINFPDFRSGERTFQLLTQVAGRSGRSDKKGKVIIQTYSPEHYSIAASMGHDFFNFYENEIPMRRELSYPPFGRLAMVKVQGLNDAKVMGFAQCLAVSLRGQSPKQSPESKCAHEIASPSQEAGPAMTGVTILGPTPALIHKIRNNYRWQLMLKGSDIKGLRVGLTNVLGHLKKTPRGVKVSIDVDPINML; from the coding sequence ATGAGATCCGTACAGGTTGCAATAGCGCTTCCATTAAGGGGCGCATTTACCTACTCCGTTCCCGACGGGCTCGATGTACGTGTCGGGAACAGGGTCATGGTCCCCCTCGGGCGAAGAACGGTCGTGGGGTATGTGATGGAAGAGTGCGTAAGTCAAAGTCAAAGAGAATTTCGGATAAAAGATATCTTAGAGGTCCTTGATACCGAACCGTCCCTTTCCGAAAAGATGGTGGAGCTTATAAGATGGCTCTCTGATTACTACTTTGTACCAATAGGCGAGATGGTAAAGACCGCGCTTCCCAATTCGCTGGCCGTAAGGACCAAGAAAAAACGGGAGGTCACCCCCAAGGAGACCATCATAGACGACATCTTCATGAACGAGGAAGAGGTCACCCTTTCGGCGGAACAAAAAGGGGCCGTGGACGATCTCAAAGAGAGGCTAAAAGAGCAAAAATTCGAAACGACCCTGCTTCATGGCGTTACGGGAAGCGGCAAGACCGAGGTATACTTGAGGCTCTTTGAAGAGGTCATTAAAGAATGCCGCTCGGCCATACTTCTCGTACCCGAGATAGGAATGACTCCGCAAACGGTGGGGCGAATAGTCGCGCGATTTGGCGACTGCGTTGCTACATATCACAGCGGCCTCACCGAGGCCAAAAGGTTCTACGAATGGAAGAGGATAAAGGATGGCAAGGCAAAGATAGTTATAGGGACTCGCTCGGCGGTCTTTGCCCCGCTTAAGAACTTGGGTTTAATCATCGTGGATGAAGAACACGACCCGTCATATAAACAGGACGAAAACCCGCGCTACAACGGGCGCGATACGGCCGTGATGCGCGCAAAAATAGAGAACGTCCACTGCATCTTGGGCTCCGCCACACCTTCGATCGAGACCTTTACGAACGCCAAACTTAAAAAGTATCATTATATACATCTTCAGGAAAGACCCACGGGTGCGCCGCTTCCCGAGGTTGAGATAATCGATATGCGCCTCTCCGCCAAAGGCGCCAACATATCGCCAAAGCTCATGGGAGCCATCTCCGAGGTCCTCAACAAGAAAGAGCAGACGATACTCTTTCTCAACAGGCGAGGCTTTGCAAGTTTCGTGCTTTGCGAGGAATGCGGCGAGGCCTTCACCTGCCCCAACTGCAACATCACCCTCTCTTATCATAAGGAGAACGATTCGCTTCTGTGCCACTACTGTGAATACAAGATAAAAAGGGCGAACAAGTGCCTTAAGTGCGGTAGCCCAAGGCTCAAAGATCTGGGAACGGGGACCGAACGAATAGAATCGGAACTAAGGGCCCTCTTTCCGGATGCAAGGATCGAGCGTTTCGACCGGGACGTGGCTGTTAAGGCCGGCATGCGCTCCAAAATATTGTCTCAGATGAGATCTGGTAAAATAGACATACTTGTCGGCACACAGATGGTCACCAAGGGCCACGACTTCCCCAATGTCACGCTTGTCGGCGTCCTAGATGCGGACCATTCGATAAACTTCCCCGACTTCAGGTCCGGCGAAAGGACGTTTCAGCTGCTCACACAGGTGGCAGGCCGGTCGGGGAGGAGCGATAAGAAGGGAAAGGTGATAATTCAGACATATTCGCCCGAACATTATTCAATAGCTGCCTCCATGGGACACGACTTCTTCAATTTTTATGAGAACGAGATACCGATGCGTCGTGAGCTCAGCTACCCGCCCTTCGGGCGGTTGGCAATGGTCAAGGTTCAGGGCCTAAACGATGCAAAGGTGATGGGCTTTGCGCAATGTCTGGCTGTGTCATTGCGAGGGCAAAGCCCGAAGCAATCTCCCGAATCAAAATGTGCGCATGAGATTGCTTCGCCCAGCCAAGAGGCTGGACCCGCAATGACAGGGGTGACCATTCTCGGCCCAACACCCGCCCTTATCCATAAAATAAGGAACAATTACCGCTGGCAATTGATGTTAAAAGGTAGCGATATCAAGGGATTAAGAGTCGGGCTTACAAACGTCCTAGGCCACCTGAAAAAGACGCCCCGTGGCGTTAAGGTATCTATTGATGTAGACCCGATCAATATGCTATGA
- the def gene encoding peptide deformylase, producing MTMLNIRTYPDPILHKVAKPVKEVTKDIVKLMDDMAETMYADAGVGLAAPQAGIGLRVIVIDIGTETPAGGKRSNLLQLANPAIISSGGEIEWEEGCLSIPEFRIKMKRREKIVVRALDKKGKTVEIFAEGLLSVAFQHEIDHLNGKLLIDLVSKKEQDKYLKLIKKTSIL from the coding sequence ATGACGATGTTAAATATTCGCACATATCCAGACCCCATACTCCACAAGGTTGCAAAACCCGTGAAAGAGGTCACCAAAGATATCGTAAAGCTCATGGACGACATGGCCGAGACGATGTACGCAGATGCAGGAGTCGGCCTCGCGGCGCCACAGGCGGGAATAGGTCTTAGGGTCATTGTTATAGATATCGGGACCGAAACACCTGCAGGCGGAAAAAGATCCAACCTTCTCCAGCTTGCAAATCCGGCGATAATATCTTCAGGCGGCGAGATAGAATGGGAAGAGGGCTGTCTTTCGATACCCGAGTTCAGGATAAAGATGAAGAGGCGCGAAAAGATAGTCGTTCGGGCCCTTGATAAAAAAGGAAAAACGGTCGAGATATTCGCCGAAGGGCTGCTATCGGTCGCGTTCCAGCACGAGATAGACCATCTGAACGGCAAGCTTCTGATAGACCTCGTCTCCAAAAAGGAGCAGGATAAATATCTGAAGCTTATAAAGAAGACATCGATACTGTGA
- a CDS encoding methionyl-tRNA formyltransferase, producing MKLVFMGSPDFAVSSLGALISSKHEVSLVVTQPDKPAGRGRKLTPSPVAEFAKEHDIPTEKPLTLKDNNELLFKIKTLAPDAIIVVAYGKIIPKEILDLPLKGCINVHASLLPKYRGAAPINWAIMNGEQKTGVTTMYMNKKMDEGDILLQCATEITSHDTSETLHEHLAAMGAELLLKTLDRIEAGTLAGLVQDHKEATVFHKLSKEEGLIDWGRSASGIYNRIRGLTPWPGAYTYTEEAGSKKQEARNDKNKLIIYDAAPIEIETKERPGTIIGLDKGIFVATGFGQLCILEVQAPGKKRMPAVEYLKGSGLKVGDRFI from the coding sequence ATGAAACTAGTGTTTATGGGTTCCCCCGATTTTGCGGTCTCGTCCCTCGGCGCACTCATCTCTTCAAAACACGAAGTGTCGCTCGTTGTGACACAGCCCGACAAACCGGCGGGAAGAGGCCGAAAATTAACTCCCTCACCAGTTGCCGAATTTGCAAAAGAACACGACATTCCAACCGAAAAGCCCCTAACGCTCAAGGACAATAACGAACTTCTTTTTAAAATAAAGACGTTGGCCCCGGATGCAATAATAGTTGTGGCATACGGCAAGATCATCCCTAAGGAGATACTGGATCTTCCGCTCAAGGGATGCATTAACGTCCACGCGTCGCTTCTCCCTAAATACAGAGGGGCGGCCCCCATCAATTGGGCGATAATGAACGGCGAACAAAAGACCGGCGTCACCACAATGTACATGAACAAAAAGATGGACGAGGGAGATATACTCCTCCAATGTGCCACCGAGATCACCTCTCACGACACATCTGAGACTCTCCATGAACATCTGGCGGCGATGGGAGCGGAACTTCTTCTAAAGACCCTTGACCGGATTGAAGCCGGCACCCTTGCGGGGCTTGTCCAGGACCACAAGGAGGCGACAGTCTTTCATAAGCTTTCCAAAGAGGAAGGGCTTATTGACTGGGGCCGCTCCGCCTCCGGGATATATAACAGAATAAGGGGTTTAACTCCCTGGCCCGGCGCATATACATACACAGAAGAAGCAGGAAGCAAGAAGCAGGAAGCAAGAAATGACAAGAATAAATTGATCATATACGATGCGGCCCCGATTGAGATAGAAACGAAGGAAAGACCAGGAACGATCATAGGTCTTGATAAGGGAATATTCGTGGCGACCGGTTTTGGCCAGCTCTGCATCCTGGAAGTTCAGGCCCCCGGTAAAAAACGAATGCCGGCGGTCGAATACCTAAAGGGCTCCGGGCTGAAGGTCGGAGATAGGTTTATATGA
- a CDS encoding ribulose-phosphate 3-epimerase, with protein MRLIAPSILSADFGRLAEEVKAVEEAGADIIHVDVMDGHFVPNITIGPDVVKAVRKATAIPLDVHLMIEHPEKYIEKFAEAGADMLSVHFEACDLEKILTAIRKLKCKAGAVINPPSDVEKFLPFVEYADFVLVMTVNPGFGGQSLIHSCLEKIRRLHKHIYEDKKWNKLIEVDGGIKVSNVKEVTSAGGQIIVAGSAIFGKKDYKKAIEELKA; from the coding sequence ATGAGATTAATAGCTCCATCTATTTTGTCGGCCGATTTCGGTCGTCTTGCTGAAGAGGTAAAAGCGGTCGAAGAGGCCGGCGCCGACATAATCCACGTGGATGTCATGGATGGACATTTCGTCCCTAACATCACGATAGGCCCGGATGTTGTTAAGGCCGTGCGAAAGGCCACCGCCATTCCACTTGATGTCCATTTAATGATAGAGCATCCCGAAAAATATATCGAAAAGTTCGCAGAGGCCGGGGCCGATATGCTCTCCGTTCATTTTGAGGCGTGCGACCTAGAAAAGATACTCACCGCCATAAGAAAACTGAAATGCAAGGCCGGGGCGGTCATAAACCCGCCGAGCGACGTTGAAAAGTTCTTACCCTTCGTGGAATATGCCGACTTCGTCCTTGTAATGACCGTGAACCCCGGATTTGGCGGCCAGTCGCTCATCCATTCATGCCTTGAAAAGATAAGGCGTCTTCACAAACATATCTACGAAGATAAAAAATGGAACAAGCTCATTGAGGTTGACGGCGGAATAAAGGTCTCGAACGTAAAGGAAGTGACAAGCGCCGGGGGACAGATAATAGTCGCCGGCTCCGCCATCTTCGGTAAAAAGGATTATAAAAAGGCTATTGAAGAGCTGAAAGCTTGA
- the phoU gene encoding phosphate transport system regulatory protein PhoU — protein sequence MNQHIDHHFDEALSSLKQQILLMGSKVEAMLSDCVRALKTKDTKLAARVVESDHAVNALEVAIDEQCIQLLARYQPAASDLRFITRGLKIVTDLERVGDLAVNASQRVTDILKNGEAPIDLTKMTLLVQNMLKESLDAFVEKDVIKAEEVLKSDDEVDDLTERYITELLNRSETEPKSIRILFPATSIVRYFERIADHSTNIAELAIFMVKGRDVRHGKPT from the coding sequence ATGAATCAGCACATAGACCATCACTTTGACGAGGCATTGAGCTCGCTGAAACAGCAGATACTACTTATGGGAAGCAAGGTAGAGGCCATGCTCTCGGACTGCGTTCGGGCGCTGAAAACCAAGGATACAAAGCTTGCCGCAAGGGTCGTCGAGTCCGACCACGCCGTCAACGCGCTTGAGGTGGCGATAGACGAACAGTGCATTCAGCTGCTTGCAAGATATCAGCCGGCGGCATCTGACCTTCGCTTTATCACCCGCGGGCTCAAGATAGTCACAGACCTAGAAAGGGTCGGGGACCTTGCGGTAAATGCGTCGCAGCGCGTGACAGATATCCTTAAGAACGGGGAGGCCCCGATCGATCTTACCAAAATGACCTTGCTGGTCCAGAATATGCTCAAAGAAAGCCTTGATGCCTTCGTTGAAAAGGATGTGATAAAGGCCGAAGAGGTTCTTAAAAGCGATGACGAGGTGGACGATCTGACAGAAAGATATATCACTGAACTCTTGAACAGGAGCGAAACAGAACCTAAGAGCATCCGGATACTCTTCCCCGCCACCTCCATCGTTAGATATTTCGAGCGCATCGCCGACCACTCCACGAACATTGCGGAGCTTGCAATATTCATGGTAAAAGGACGCGATGTCCGCCACGGAAAACCGACCTAA